The following proteins come from a genomic window of Paenibacillus sp. CAA11:
- the prsW gene encoding glutamic-type intramembrane protease PrsW, which produces MFLFSIATAAIAPGIALLTYFYLKDKYDTEPLHMVAKIFFLGFLIVLPIMILQRGLIMWFGDNSFLYAFAISAGVEELVKWFVLYHMIYNHTEFDEPYDGIVYAAAVSLGFATVENIIFALAHQASIGSLLIRALLPVSGHAMFGVMMGYYFGRAKFSVSGKSRRFLAYSLILPIFWHGVYDWILNNLAQYWIWYIVPLMAFLWYGGIGKIYRANNRSPFRLTEARTRD; this is translated from the coding sequence TTGTTTTTGTTTTCTATCGCTACTGCGGCGATCGCTCCGGGGATCGCCCTGTTGACATACTTTTATTTGAAAGACAAATATGATACTGAGCCGCTGCATATGGTAGCCAAAATCTTCTTTCTCGGCTTTCTGATCGTTCTCCCGATCATGATTCTGCAGCGCGGTTTGATCATGTGGTTTGGAGATAATTCCTTCCTGTATGCTTTTGCTATCTCAGCAGGCGTAGAGGAACTGGTCAAATGGTTCGTATTGTATCATATGATTTATAACCATACGGAGTTCGATGAGCCTTACGATGGGATCGTATACGCCGCGGCTGTATCCTTAGGATTTGCCACGGTGGAGAACATCATTTTTGCGCTTGCTCATCAAGCAAGTATCGGCTCTCTGTTAATCCGGGCACTACTCCCTGTATCCGGTCATGCCATGTTCGGAGTCATGATGGGGTATTATTTCGGCCGGGCTAAGTTCTCCGTTTCCGGCAAGAGCCGCCGTTTCCTTGCTTACTCTCTTATCCTTCCTATCTTTTGGCACGGTGTATACGATTGGATTCTAAACAATTTAGCTCAATATTGGATTTGGTACATTGTTCCTCTGATGGCATTTTTATGGTACGGAGGTATCGGCAAAATATATAGAGCCAACAATCGTTCGCCTTTCCGACTGACGGAAGCGAGAACAAGAGACTAA
- a CDS encoding genetic competence negative regulator — translation MKIERLGHDKVRIFLTFDDLSERGIQKEDMWQEIPKVQDLFTEMMDQAYNEVGFDATGPLAVEVFALPAQGMVVIVTRGKYDRNHPFGSLNEEELADDVYEMEVTLELSDSIVYAFDDFEVLIEAAHVLNQSMTGAGRLYNYKGKWVLHLEPEDVEESKHPLLIAILAEFGEATSVTPAVLEEYGKVIMPEHAISLICSHFKRQS, via the coding sequence ATGAAGATAGAAAGACTGGGCCACGATAAGGTACGGATTTTCCTCACATTTGATGATCTGAGCGAGCGCGGCATTCAGAAAGAGGATATGTGGCAGGAAATTCCGAAGGTACAAGACCTGTTCACTGAAATGATGGATCAGGCTTACAATGAAGTAGGCTTTGATGCCACCGGACCTCTAGCAGTTGAAGTATTTGCGCTTCCCGCTCAAGGTATGGTCGTCATTGTGACTCGGGGCAAATATGACCGTAACCATCCGTTTGGATCCTTGAACGAAGAGGAGCTTGCGGATGATGTTTATGAGATGGAAGTTACGCTGGAGCTTAGCGATTCCATTGTTTATGCCTTTGACGATTTTGAAGTGCTTATCGAAGCAGCCCATGTACTGAATCAATCAATGACTGGAGCCGGAAGGCTGTATAACTATAAAGGTAAGTGGGTTCTGCATTTAGAGCCGGAAGATGTTGAAGAATCCAAGCACCCTCTGCTAATCGCAATTTTGGCAGAGTTCGGTGAAGCTACCTCCGTTACCCCGGCGGTTCTTGAGGAATACGGGAAAGTGATTATGCCGGAGCATGCGATTAGTTTGATTTGCTCCCATTTCAAACGCCAGTCCTAA